The Chryseolinea soli nucleotide sequence AGGAGCTGCCGCACGTTTTGCTCGATTAGCATTTAACTCAAAGCATCAACACCATTTTAACATCGGCTGTTTCGAAGGGGGAATCCTCCAAGGGAATGTGTTGAAAACCATAACGTTCATAAAGCCTTAGTGCAGGCTGGAGCTTGCTGCTGGAGAACAGCTCGATCTTTTCAGCCTTTAGCGCCTTTGCTTTTTCAATACACGTTTCAATGAGCGGCTTGCTGAGCCCTTTGCCGCGGTGATGCACGCCCACCGCCATCTTGGCGAGTTCATAGACGCCGTGGTGTTCCTTCATCAAGGCTGCCGAACCGATCACCTCTTCACCCTCCATGGCGAGATAAATAAAACCTCCTTGCTCCAGGATGT carries:
- a CDS encoding GNAT family N-acetyltransferase, with the protein product MKPVTIIPYEDRYQPQFKALNLEWLDLHHLTEQRDLDVLNDPKKYILEQGGFIYLAMEGEEVIGSAALMKEHHGVYELAKMAVGVHHRGKGLSKPLIETCIEKAKALKAEKIELFSSSKLQPALRLYERYGFQHIPLEDSPFETADVKMVLML